In one window of Arachis ipaensis cultivar K30076 chromosome B06, Araip1.1, whole genome shotgun sequence DNA:
- the LOC107647715 gene encoding myosin-binding protein 7-like, which translates to MDSETSTDSAKCCQCWNCICGCDCSVAATLQSSRSTKRRYDSRPASPESVAKVETLDECSALREALSRQQQAVKDLAAELEEERNAASSAANEAMSMILRLQKEKAEVQMEARQFKRIVEERSSHDQKELLELEDLLYKREQTIQSLNCEVQAYKHRLMSFGLTESEADCEEFQVASFDYPQLKCNILNSTANADNNDADVEKYIFGETPRDRLRNLENRISQMERSPTYSQMEGDFPGKNFLEKVVVGQSPRRSRRKYSFDSASFGPELLMDSPKITGGNFSKIEEEPFSNLKKVENNASEAGDEIYDKVYTVDSGYNCFNQFKGALYDDFPVTTPRDFGNNIHGDFEDPYIKKLYMRLQALEADRESMRQAIISMRTDKAQLVLLKEIAQQLCKEMSPQRKRTARKSAMAPFSSVFKWVVSIVFWRKKSHEIRYIFGVPSESVGLLMLINKEPRVKSWRYIARTQLED; encoded by the exons ATGGATTCGGAAACTAGCACCGATTCGGCAAAATGTTGCCAGTGCTGGAACTGCATCTGCGGCTGCGATTGCTCTGTGGCGGCGACACTTCAATCTTCGCGAAGCACGAAGCGGAGGTATGATTCTCGACCTGCATCGCCGGAATCAGTCGCCAAGGTTGAAACATTGGACGAATGCAGCGCACTGCGGGAGGCTCTTAGCCGGCAGCAGCAGGCGGTGAAAGATTTGGCGGCTGAATTGGAGGAGGAGAGGAACGCGGCGTCGTCGGCGGCGAACGAGGCAATGTCGATGATACTGAGACTGCAGAAGGAGAAGGCGGAGGTTCAGATGGAGGCGAGGCAGTTCAAGCGCATCGTGGAGGAGAGAAGCTCTCATGATCAGAAAGAATTGTTGGAATTGGAGGATTTGTTGTATAAAAGGGAACAAACAATTCAATCTCTGAATTGTGAGGTTCAGGCTTATAAGCACAGATTAATGAGTTTTGGCCTCACAGAATCTGAGGCAGATTGTGAAGAATTCCAGGTTGCCTCTTTTGATTATCCTCAATTGAAATGCAATATACTGAATTCCACTGCCAATGCTGATAACAATGATGCTGATGTTGAGAAGTATATATTTGGGGAAACTCCTAGAGATCGTTTGAGGAATTTGGAGAATAGGATCTCTCAGATGGAGAGGAGTCCCACCTATAGCCAGATGGAAGGGGATTTTCCAGGCAAGAATTTCCTAGAGAAGGTGGTAGTTGGACAGTCGCCGCGACGATCCAGAAGGAAGTATTCCTTTGATTCGGCTTCATTTGGCCCCGAGCTTCTGATGGATTCTCCAAAGATCACTGGTGGTAACTTTAGCAAGATAGAGGAGGAGCCATTTTCCAATTTGAAGAAGGTAGAGAATAATGCATCAGAAGCAGGTGATGAAATATATGACAAGGTTTACACAGTTGACTCTGGTTACAATTGTTTCAATCAGTTTAAAGGTGCTCTTTATGATGATTTTCCTGTAACCACTCCAAGAGATTTTGGGAATAACATTCATGGTGATTTTGAAGATCCTTACATTAAGAAACTTTACATGAGGCTTCAGGCACTTGAGGCTGACAGGGAATCAATGAGGCAAGCAATCATTTCAATGCGCACTGATAAAGCACAGCTTGTGCTGCTGAAGGAGATAGCTCAACAGCTGTGCAAGGAAATGTCACCACAGAGAAAAAGGACAGCAAGAAAGTCAGCTATGGCTCCATTTTCCTCGGTTTTTAAG TGGGTCGTATCAATTGTTTTCTGGAGGAAGAAATCTCATGAGATCAG GTATATATTCGGGGTACCATCTGAGAGTGTTGGATTGCTAATGCTAATTAACAAGGAACCACGTGTAAAGTCATGGCGATATATTGCAAgaacacaattggaagattaa
- the LOC107605522 gene encoding pentatricopeptide repeat-containing protein At5g06540 gives MAFASNSVLKTLRLKNPKLVLLESCSNLIDLTIIHAHMLRTHFFFDVFAVSRLIALCTDSNKNLLHYAIRLFPQIENPNLFILNALIRGCSTSDDPAASFRYYIQSQRIGLLPDNITYPFLVKACAQLENAIMGTQAHGQIIKHGFERDCYAQNSLVHMYATVEDSKSARCVFEEISGFDVVSWTSMIAGYHKGGDVDSARELFDIMPERNLVTWSTMISGYARNNRYDKAVELFHVLRSEGVMANEPVMVGVISACAHLGALAMGKEAHEYVVMNGLSLNLILGTALVDMYARCGNIAKAIRVFEQLAEKDTLCWTALIAGLAMHGHAEKALWYFSEMVKSGLVPWDVTFTAVLTACSHGGLVDRGLEIFESMKHDHGIEPRLEHYGCMVDLLGRAGKLAEAEKFVLEMPIKPNAPIWGALLGACRIHRNAEVGERVGKILIEMQPEHSGYYVLLSNIYARTNKWRDVTIMRELMKEKGVRKPPGYSLIEVDGKVHEFTIGDKSHPEIEKIERMWEDILQKIRLAGYIGNTDEALFDIDEEEKEDALDRHSEKLAIAYGIMKIRPPSPIRIVKNLRVCEDCHTATKLISKVFQVELIVRDRNRFHHFKEGTCSCMDYW, from the coding sequence ATGGCGTTTGCTTCAAACTCGGTTCTGAAAACGCTGAGGCTGAAGAATCCAAAGCTGGTGCTTTTGGAATCATGCAGCAACCTGATCGACCTCACAATTATCCACGCCCACATGCTCCGAACCCACTTCTTCTTCGACGTCTTTGCCGTCAGTCGCCTCATCGCTCTCTGCACAGACTCCAACAAGAACCTTCTCCACTACGCCATAAGGCTATTCCCCCAAATCGAAAACCCAAACCTATTCATCTTGAACGCCCTCATACGAGGTTGTTCCACCAGCGATGACCCCGCTGCTTCCTTTCGCTATTACATCCAATCGCAGCGCATTGGTCTCTTGCCTGATAACATCACTTACCCGTTTCTGGTTAAGGCTTGTGCTCAACTTGAGAATGCTATTATGGGCACGCAAGCACATGGTCAAATCATAAAGCATGGATTTGAACGCGATTGCTATGCCCAGAACTCCCTCGTTCATATGTATGCCACTGTTGAAGATTCAAAGTCTGCAAGATGCGTTTTTGAAGAGATTTCTGGGTTTGATGTGGTGTCTTGGACTTCCATGATTGCTGGGTACCATAAAGGGGGGGATGTTGACTCTGCACGCGAACTGTTTGATATAATGCCGGAGAGAAATTTGGTGACTTGGAGCACTATGATTAGTGGGTATGCCCGAAACAATAGGTATGATAAGGCTGTTGAGCTGTTTCATGTTCTTCGGAGTGAAGGGGTGATGGCTAATGAGCCTGTCATGGTGGGGGTGATATCCGCTTGTGCTCATCTGGGTGCTCTTGCTATGGGGAAGGAAGCTCATGAGTATGTGGTTATGAATGGCTTGTCTTTGAATCTGATTCTTGGGACAGCTCTTGTTGACATGTATGCGAGATGTGGAAACATTGCGAAAGCTATTCGGGTTTTTGAGCAGTTGGCCGAGAAGGACACACTTTGTTGGACAGCTTTGATTGCTGGACTAGCCATGCACGGCCATGCAGAGAAAGCGCTTTGGTATTTTTCGGAAATGGTGAAATCCGGGCTAGTTCCGTGGGACGTTACATTTACGGCGGTGTTGACAGCTTGCAGCCATGGAGGATTGGTAGATAGGGGCCTAGAAATATTTGAGAGCATGAAACATGATCATGGAATTGAGCCAAGATTGGAGCATTATGGATGTATGGTTGACCTACTTGGCCGTGCAGGGAAGTTGGCGGAGGCAGAGAAATTTGTTCTTGAAATGCCCATAAAGCCGAATGCTCCGATATGGGGAGCATTGCTAGGAGCTTGCCGGATTCACAGAAATGCAGAGGTTGGGGAGAGAGTTGGAAAGATTTTGATAGAGATGCAACCAGAACACAGTGGTTACTATGTGCTGCTTTCAAACATATATGCTCGCACAAACAAGTGGAGAGATGTTACCATTATGAGAGAACTCATGAAGGAAAAAGGAGTAAGAAAGCCTCCTGGGTATAGTCTCATTGAGGTAGATGGAAAAGTTCATGAATTTACAATTGGAGATAAATCACACCCAGAAATTGAGAAAATAGAGAGAATGTGGGAAGATATACTGCAAAAAATAAGGCTGGCAGGATACATTGGAAATACTGATGAAGCTTTGTTTGACATAGATGAGGAAGAAAAGGAAGATGCACTTGACAGGCATAGTGAGAAGCTGGCAATTGCATATGGAATTATGAAGATTCGACCTCCTTCACCAATTCGGATTGTGAAGAACTTGCGGGTTTGTGAAGATTGTCACACTGCTACAAAGTTGATTTCAAAGGTTTTCCAAGTAGAGTTGATTGTGAGAGATCGAAACCGATTCCATCACTTTAAAGAAGGCACGTGTTCTTGTATGGATTACTGGTGA
- the LOC107647714 gene encoding F-box/kelch-repeat protein At3g06240-like: MIRHLHSGIFHLVEYDRIEWHERRNNPLCCSVFEVLDPNSSNSIKLDPKFEIPIPDPKSIQGRRVYVDVLSCNGLFYLSCSMDRDISLVCNPITGEFIRLPKQPPILRPYEQISWGFGFHPKTNQYKVMRIYIFKHDRRMVVEMHTVGTSTWINIEVDYPKNLIHVLNHSAYFNGALHWIGIDVDGNDSIWAFNFDTERFQSFSMPPKDQGTKVRIFEFRGSLCLIYFNDLLVTMWMMKRYGDGKSWAPIFQYTNSSITTSQLPSCIGSLDRKNQEFRIFVTPWCDFKAHGKFQIIHHVPTLIPLKDIIIGDNVEVQNIYSPDNPN, encoded by the coding sequence ATGATCCGACACTTGCATTCTGGAATCTTTCACCTTGTTGAATATGACCGAATCGAGTGGCATGAAAGGAGAAACAATCCATTATGCTGCAGTGTGTTTGAAGTCCTGGATCCCAACAGTAGTAACAGCATAAAACTTGATCCTAAATTTGAGATTCCTATCCCTGATCCCAAATCAATCCAGGGTAGAAGAGTTTATGTTGATGTGCTTTCTTGTAATGGTCTTTTCTACTTGAGTTGTTCAATGGATAGAGACATTTCACTTGTTTGCAACCCAATAACAGGTGAGTTCATAAGACTTCCAAAACAACCTCCAATCCTGAGGCCCTATGAGCAAATATCTTGGGGTTTTGGTTTTCATCCAAAAACAAACCAATACAAGGTAATGAGAATATATATCTTTAAACATGATCGTCGTATGGTTGTTGAAATGCACACAGTTGGAACTTCCACATGGATAAATATTGAGGTAGATTATCCCAAAAATTTGATACATGTGTTAAATCATTCTGCTTATTTCAATGGAGCACTTCATTGGATTGGTATAGATGTTGATGGAAATGACTCGATATGGGCCTTCAATTTTGACACAGAAAGGTTCCAATCCTTTTCTATGCCGCCGAAGGATCAAGGTACAAAAGTCCGGATATTTGAATTCAGGGGTTCTCTCTGTTTGATATATTTTAATGATCTACTCGTCACAATGTGGATGATGAAAAGATATGGAGATGGAAAATCTTGGGCACCTATTTTTCAATATACTAATTCTTCCATAACCACATCTCAATTACCTAGCTGCATTGGCTCCCTTGATCGTAAAAATCAAGAGTTTAGGATTTTTGTGACTCCTTGGTGTGATTTCAAGGCTCATGGCAAGTTTCAAATAATTCACCATGTTCCTACTCTTATCCCACTGAAAGATATTATTATCGGAGATAATGTGGAGGTGCAGAATATTTACTCACCAGATAATCCAAATTAA
- the LOC107605523 gene encoding protein downstream neighbor of Son → MAKVATASSVPPSSLGIGSVPLKAGSMAKRKTPSELRGEQLKRASVVDHTDESSQPSANLTNTAGVEKRPKRLGLTGAPRYVETRVDGVFPAKKSRFRVVSGKDNAKESPSLEQTNNLNNIAAFSASDTKRQQGISCLENSVASQTSQANEKCSQGKFLNVAELSSAADRSSGSAATIDMGKALKGLAAFEPQASSGLAANSSEKCGDLSSNFTGNFVSECQVPGQKAPLDLTLKTSIRVVSSSSVNWIHRSAVCGTMPFFQHCFSTNQNMTGSQGFKGLHSWMYPQSVLPPSLISALSSSTADGELDFLSKRQSAWEESFRDLYYMLRKNICGLFYVCTSQFVVMFIGGDGSGSSKYSCNAYMSQSTRGLRSLLKEHDVCFSMPLCRSKVEQASTEDLVELSEIEKQNLGQTRRLRSFSDVDNSPESLLVFSGNNDVHGLYDLLLNYRPLLTSLSAMDVPVLCSSVPFQNAALSSPDIKCMEMRRAEHIAASYNGSDWRDGDGEPAQGSPDGLSCSLEISDTFLPPWIICGICALLSSEGGRFEASFVTEPSSIGLNVALKSICEKLKSEDVSSESMQNRSKILGIPEAAVTSSLWSSSLKGLKYCDGSYTASLSPV, encoded by the exons ATGGCAAAAGTGGCTACGGCGAGTTCTGTGCCTCCTAGCTCACTTGGAATTGGCTCTGTGCCTTTAAAAGCTGGATCCATGGCTAAAAGAAAGACACCGTCTGAACTTAGG GGGGAGCAGTTAAAGAGGGCAAGTGTTGTGGATCATACTGATGAATCTTCACAACCCTCCGCAAATTTGACTAA CACTGCTGGGGTTGAAAAAAGGCCTAAAAGACTGGGATTGACAGGGGCCCCAAGATATGTGGAGACACGAGTTGATGGAGTATTTCCTGCCAAAAAGTCCAGGTTTAGGGTTGTCTCTGGAAAGGACAATGCAAAG GAAAGTCCATCTTTGGAGCAAACCAACAACCTGAATAATATTGCAGCTTTTTCTGCATCAGATACCAAGAGACAACAGGGAATTTCATG TTTGGAGAATTCTGTTGCTTCGCAAACTTCGCAAGCAAATGAGAAGTGCAGTCAAGGGAAGTTTCTTAATGTTGCCGAGCTTTCATCAGCCGCTGACAGATCTTCTGGCTCTGCAGCAACTATTGACATG GGCAAAGCATTAAAAGGACTAGCTGCATTTGAACCTCAGGCATCGAGTGGTTTAGCTGCTAATTCTTCTGAAAAATGTGGTGATCTGTCATCAAACTTCACTGGAAATTTTGTGTCAGAATGCCAAGTACCTGGCCAAAAGGCTCCTCTGGATCTTACTCTAAAAACCAGTATTCGGGTAGTATCCTCTTCTTCAGTGAATTG GATACATAGGTCAGCTGTATGCGGTACAATGCCTTTCTTCCAACATTGTTTCTCCACTAATCAAAACATGACAGGTTCCCAGGGCTTTAAAGGTTTACATTCCTGGATGTATCCTCAATCTGTTCTACCACCGTCTCTCATATCAGCCTTGAGCTCATCAACTGCAGATGGAG AATTGGACTTCTTAAGTAAACGGCAATCAGCTTGGGAAGAGTCCTTCCGAGATCTCTATTACATGCTTCGAAAAAACATATGTGGCCTTTTTTATG TTTGCACTTCCCAGTTTGTGGTGATGTTTATTGGTGGCGATGGCTCGGGTAGCTCCAAATACTCGTGCAATGCATATATGTCTCAGTCAACCAGAGGTTTAAGATCATTGTTGAAAGAGCAT GATGTTTGTTTCTCGATGCCTCTTTGCCGTTCGAAAGTGGAACAAGCTAGTACTGAAGATTTGGTTGAGCTCTCGGAGATAGAGAAGCAAAATCTGGGGCAG ACACGACGATTAAGATCGTTCTCTGATGTTGATAACAGCCCAGAATCTTTGCTGGTTTTCAGTGGCAACAATGATGTACATGGTTTATATGACCTTTTACTAAATTACAG ACCTCTCTTGACTTCACTGTCTGCTATGGATGTACCTGTCTTGTGCTCTTCTGTGCCCTTCCAAAACGCTGCTTTGTCCTCCCCTGAT ATCAAATGTATGGAGATGAGAAGAGCTGAACACATTGCTGCTTCTTATAATGGATCTGATTGGAGAGATGGTGATGGTGAGCCTGCACAAGGATCACCAGATGGTCTTAGTTGCAGCCTTGAAATCAGCGACACGTTCCTTCCACCATGGATTATTTGTGGTATATGTGCATTGCTTAGTTCTGAAGGAGGAAGATTTGAGGCTAG TTTTGTGACGGAACCTAGTTCAATTGGCTTGAATGTTGCTCTTAAATCAATTTGTGAGAAGTTGAAATCTGAAGATGTCAGTAGTGAAAGTATGCAAAACCGCAGTAAGATACTCGGCATCCCAGAAGCTGCGGTCACTTCTTCCTTGTGGTCAAGTTCATTAAAAGGCTTAAAGTACTGTGATGGTTCTTATACAGCTTCTCTATCCCCTGTATGA
- the LOC107605524 gene encoding F-box protein At5g06550: MKGSLKMTNLLSRIRNSSKKTKTSTNKHRNRKRFNLRNQNAISIPKDLPSPHEEEDEEGEENAEEGFKLKSSAPLLTHGVQPLGNLYLNPGSINSRDTGLGNLHTLSDELVLEILGFLDSTNLGVLSTVSKSFYVFTNHEPLWRNLVLENLNGGFQFNGAWKSTYVAASYPSFDISSNALKSFKVRDFYSDYLFQSWLCANLEMKPEWLERDNIVRKRGISVEEFVLNFEEPNKPVLLEGCIDNWDALENWDRDYLMQLSGDVKFAVGPVEMKLGDYFRYSDQVREERPLYLFDPKFAEKVPKLGSEYEVPVYFREDLFGVLGSERPDYRWIIIGPAGSGSSFHVDPNSTSAWNAVIKGSKKWILFPPDVIPPGVHPSPDGAEVASPVSIIEWFMNFYGATKNWKKKPVECVCKAGEVIFVPNGWWHLVINLEESIAITQNYVSRRNLLNVLDFLNRPNASTLVSGTRDRVNLYDKFKNAIEASFPGEMDELARKEAEKKIQQKKLSFWDSVSDSNAGAFKFSF; this comes from the exons ATGAAAGGGAGCTTGAAGATGACGAACTTGTTGTCTCGCATCAGAAACTCCTCAAAGAAAACCAAAACTAGCACTAACAAACACAGGAACAGAAAAAGATTCAATCTTAGAAACCAGAACGCCATTTCCATTCCCAAAGACTTGCCTTCTCcccatgaagaagaagatgaagaaggagaagagaacgCTGAAGAAGGTTTCAAGCTCAAAAGCTCTGCCCCATTACTCACACATGGCGTTCAACCCTTGGGGAACCTCTACCTCAACCCAGGTTCCATCAACTCCAGAGACACAGGCTTAGGTAACCTTCATACCCTTTCTGACGAGCTTGTTCTTGAGATTCTAGGGTTCTTGGATAGTACTAATTTGGGGGTTTTGTCCACTGTGAGTAAGTCCTTTTATGTTTTCACAAACCACGAACCTCTTTGGAGGAACCTTGTGTTGGAGAATCTCAATGGTGGGTTTCAGTTCAATGGGGCTTGGAAATCAACTTATGTTGCTGCTTCCTACCCTTCATTTGATATATCAAGTAACGCACTTAAAAGCTTTAAAGTTAGAGACTTTTATTCTGATTATCTCTTTCAGAGTTGGCTCTGTGCTAATCTTGAAATGAAACCTGAGTGGTTGGAGAGGGATAATATTGTTAGGAAGAGGGGCATTTCAGTTGAAGAGTTTGTGTTGAATTTCGAGGAGCCTAATAAACCGGTGTTGTTGGAAGGGTGTATTGATAATTGGGATGCACTGGAGAATTGGGATAGAGATTATTTGATGCAGTTGTCTGGTGATGTTAAGTTTGCAGTTGGGCCAGTTGAGATGAAGCTTGGAGACTATTTTCGCTACTCAGATCAAGTTAGAGAAGAAAGGCCATTGTATTTGTTTGATCCGAAATTTGCTGAAAAAGTTCCGAAATTAGGTTCTGAATATGAAGTCCCAGTGTATTTTCGAGAGGATTTGTTTGGTGTATTAGGCAGCGAGAGACCTGACTACAGGTGGATCATTATTGGTCCTGCCGGGTCCGGATCATCTTTTCATGTTGATCCGAATTCAACTTCAGCTTGGAATGCAGTGATCAAGGGATCAAAGAAATGGATACTATTTCCTCCTGATGTTATCCCGCCAGGCGTTCATCCTAGTCCTGATGGTGCAGAGGTTGCATCGCCAGTTTCGATAATTGAGTGGTTCATGAACTTCTACGGTGCAACAAAGAATTGGAAAAAGAAACCTGTTGAGTGTGTATGCAAAGCTGGAGAGGTTATCTTCGTACCTAATGGATGGTGGCATTTGGTGATCAACCTGGAGGAGTCCATTGCCATAACCCAAAATTATGTTAGTAG GAGAAATTTGTTAAATGTGCTAGATTTTCTTAATAGGCCAAATGCTAGCACACTGGTGTCTGGAACAAGGGATCGTGTGAATTTGTATGATAAGTTTAAGAATGCTATTGAGGCTTCTTTTCCTGGAGAAATGGATGAACTGGccagaaaagaagcagagaaaaAGATCCAGCAGAAGAAACTCTCATTCTGGGATTCTGTCTCAGATTCCAATGCCGGAGCTTTCAAGTTCTCTTTCTAG